One Nocardia huaxiensis genomic window, ATTCTCGACGAACCCTTCCGGATCGATATCCATCTGGGTGATCACCCGGGTGGTGCGATCGTCGATGCGATGGAATGTCACCACTCCCGCATGTTCCGGCCCGTTGTCCGACCGCCAGGCCACCCGCTCATCCGGATGCTGCTCGGTGATGGTGGCGTCGAATTCCCGTTCCACCGGCCCGAAATGCACCTTCCAATGCGTGTGCGTGTCGTCCAGCTGCTGGACCTGCTCCACCCCCTCCATGAACCGCGGAAACGATTCGAACTGCGTCCACTGGTTGTAGGCCGTCCGAATCGGCACGTTGACGTCGGTCGACGCGGTGACAGTACCCATGGCAAACCTCACTTTCCGTCCTCGTGTGCCGCGTTCTTCGGCACCATCGGCCGCCTACCCGTGAGAAACGGGTGTAAACAGCCGGGGCGCCGGTGTACCCGGGGCTACTGTCGGGCACATGACTAGCGGTAACCAGCGGGTGGTCGTGGGTGGTCGGGCGTTGACGCGGGCGGAGGTGGTCGCGGTCGCGCGGGGCGGCGCGGGGGTGGAATTGGACGGGGTGGATCTGGCGCGGCTGGGGAAGGTCCGGGGGTACATCGACGAGCTGGCGCAGGGGGAGCGGGCCGTCTACGGGGTGTCGACCGGGTTCGGAGCGCTTGCGCTGCGGCACATTCCGGCGGAGCGGCGCACGGACCTGCAGCGGTCGCTGATCCGGTCGCATGCGGCGGGGGCCGGTGCGGCGGTCGAGGCGGAGGTGGTCCGGGCCATGATGGTGCTGCGGCTGCGGACGCTGATGTCGGGGTTCACGGGGGTGCGGCCGGAGACCGCGGTGGCCCTGGCGGGATTGATCGACAGCGGGCTCATTCCCGTTGTGCCGGAATACGGTTCGCTGGGATGCTCGGGGGATCTGGCTCCGCTGGCGGCGGTTGCGCTGGCCTTGATGGGGGAGGGGTCGGTGCTGGCGGGGGACGGCGTGCGGCCCATGGGGGAGGCCATGGCGGAGGCGGGATTGACGCCTTTGACGCTGGCCGAGAAGGAGGGTCTGGCGTTGACCAACGGCACCGACGGGATGCTGGGCATGCTGGTGCTGGCCATCGAGGATCTGCGCGGGCTGCTGGCGGTGGCGGATCTGACGGCGGCGATGAGCGTGGAGGCGCTGCTGGGGACGGATCGGGTGTTCGCGGCGGATTTGCAAGGGCTGAGACCGCATCCGGGACAAGGGGTTTCGGCGGCACGCATGCGGGCCGCGCTGGCCGGGTCCGAGATCGTGGCCAGCCATCGGGGAGACGACTGCCCGCGGGTGCAGGACGCGTACTCACTGCGCTGCGCGCCGCAGGTGCACGGGGCCGCACGTGACACCCTGGACTACGCCGAGACCGTCGCGGAACGCGAATTGGGTTCCGCCATAGACAATCCCGTGGTGCTCGCGGACGGGCGCGTGGAGTCCAACGGGAACTTCCACGGCGCGCCGGTGGGATACGTGCTGGACTTCCTGGCCATCGCGGTGGCGGATGTGGCGAGCATTGCCGAGCGGCGCACCGATCGAATGCTGGATGTGCATCGCTCACACGGGCTTCCGGCCTTCCTGGCCGATGATCCCGGCGTCGATTCGGGCTACATGATCGCGCAGTACACGCAGGCCGGGGTGGTGTCGGAGTTGAAGCGGTGCGCGGTGCCCGCGTCGGTGGACTCTATACCGTCCAGTGCCATGCAGGAGGACCACGTGTCCATGGGGTGGGCGGCGGCGCGCAAGCTGCGGCGCGCGGTGGATGGCCTCACCACCGTGCTGGCGATCGAATTGCTCACCGCGGCACGGGCTCTCGACTTCCGCGCTCCGCTGCTGCCCGCGCCGGTGACCGGTGCGGTGCGGAATCTGGTGCGGGAGACGGTGCCCGGACCGGGGCCGGACCGCCACCTGGCCCCCGATATCGCCGCGGCCGTGGAGCTGGTGCGGTCGGGGGCGGTGCGCACGGTCCTGGACCTGGGTTAGGCCGGTATCCGGCACGCGGATCCCCGATGGGGGTGCGAGGACGGGATTCGCATTGCCTCCCTGGAGAGTCCATGCCAGCCTGGTGTCATGAAGGATCGGACCGGGCTCGAGGACCAGGTGCCGCTGCGGGTCACCGTCGAGTTCACCGATGCGGTGAACCGTTCGCTCGGGGTCCGGTGGTCGCCCGCCACGGAGGCGGGTGCGCGCAAGAAATTCGAGTACGCCCGGATCTTCCTGGTCGAGCTGAGCGACCGGCCGCACCGGACATACCTCGATATCGTCGAGCACCATCCCTGGACCTCGGTGCAGCTACCCCCGGCGCTGGCCGCGGGCGAATACGCCATCGAGATCGACGCCTACGGCAGCGCCAGCTGGGGCGACGGCCGCCTGGACGCGCACGGCCGCAGCCCCTCCTTCACCGTCGGACCTGTGCCAACCGGTGAGCCAGCTGCTTGATCAGTTCCGTGGCGATGACAGCCTGCCCGGAGGTGGAGAAGTGAATCCGGTCCGCGCTGAGCAGATTCGGGCGATCGTTGAACGGGTGATCCCAGGTGTCTGCCACCAGCGCGCCGAATTCCGCGGCCAGTCCGGCATTGATCTGGTTGACCCGGCGGACACGCTCGGTGAAATCCGGGAAGACCGGCACCACGAAGGCGCGGCCGAGCTGAATCGTGGTGAGCTGCGCTCCGGTGCCCGCCGCGAATTCGTACAGGCCGCGTAGCTTCGCTTCGATCTGCTCGAAATCCGGTGTGCGGCGCATGATGTCGTTCGCGCCGGCATTCACGTGCAGCAGGTCCGGGGCGAAGGCGCGCATGGGCGCGGTTTGCTCGGCCAGGGTTTCCGTCGTGGTGGCACCGTATTTCGCGACATTGAGGTAGGCGAGATCGGGTCGCACCCGCCGCAGCACCCCGGCCACCCGTTCGGGCCAGCCCTCGGGCAGATAGCCGGGGCTCGGATCGCCGGTTCCCAGGGCCAGGCTGTCGCCGAGGACGCCGAAGCGTCGCCACGGCGCGTCGTGCACCAGCGCCGCCGCATCCAGTGCGCCGATGACGAACGGATCGGTCTCTTCGGTGACGGCGAGGGCATGACCGATCTGACTAGATTCAACCATAGTCAGACCATACCCATCTGACTATTGATTGCTAAAGCCAGATTTCGCGTCGCGGCGTAACCCGGCACCTTCCGCGATGTCGGACCGGGAAGACCGTTTGACCGCCGGTGTGCCGGGAATGGCGGGAATACCAACGTTTCCGGCATCGGAGGATTTCCCATGATCAGGCTCGTCCGGCGTATTGCCCGGCCATTGCTGGCAACGGCATTCATCGTGGACGGAATAGATACGCTCACCCACCCGGAACCCCGGGTGAAGGCCGCTGACGCGCTCATGCAGCGCGGCCGGCGGGTGCTGCCCGCCCAGACCGCCGACAAACTTCCCGCCGACCCCGGTCAGGTGGTCCGCGCCAATGCCGCCGTCCAGGTCTTCGGCGGCGTCCTGCTGGCCTCGGGCCGCACACCCCGGCTGGCCACCTTCCTGCTCACCGCCACCGTCCTGCCCGCCACCGTCACCGAACAGGACTTCTGGGCCGAGGCCGACCCCGATCGCCGCGCCGCCAAACGCACCGCCTTCGTCAAGGACGTCAGCCTCCTCGGTGGCCTCCTCATCGCCACCACCGACTCCGCCGACCCGCCGCCCCTCACCAAACGCGCCCGCCGAGCGATGAAACAAACGGCCGCCGCCCTCCCCTCCGCCGCCGCCGTCTCTGAAGCCATGGCCCCGCTGCGCGACCAGCTCGCCCACGCCGCGACCCGCACCCGCGACCTGGCCGACGAAGCCATCACCGCCGCCCCCGACCTGGCCGACGCCGCCCGCACCCGCGGCGCCCACCTCGCCGAAGTCGTGAAGGATCGAGGCGGCGAACTCGCCGAGGTGGTGAAGGACCGTGGCGGCGACCTGGCCGAGGTGGTCAAGGACCGCGGCAGCGACTTCGCCGCCGTGGCCCGCGAAAAGGGCGAGCATCTCGCAGAACTCGCCCAGGATCGCGGCGCCGAACTGGCCGCCGCCGCCCGCGACCGAGGCGAACACCTCGCCGACACCGCTCAGGACCGCCGCACCGGCTTCGCCGCAATCGCCCGCCGCAATCGCAACCGCTGGGCAGAGAAAGCTCAGGACCGCGGCATCGAACTGGCCGCCGCCGCCCGTCAGCGCCGCGAATACCTCGCCGAGACAGCTCAGGACCGTCGTGCCGAATTGGCCGCCGCCGCAAGGGAAAAGAGCGAGCGCCTCGCCGAGGCGGCCCAGGATCGCGGCAACGGCCTCGCCGCCGCCGCCCGCGAGCGCGGCGAACACCTGGCCGAGGCCGCGCAGGACCGGGTGGGTCGCGCAGCCGAACGCGCGGGCCGCGCCACCACGCGCGCAGGAAGGCGCATGCAGTCGCACTGACCCGCCGGCCGACCCGGGCCCGGTGAATCCTCCTCTGTCCCAGAGGGTTCAGGGGCACAGCCCCTGAGAGACCGGCGCGTCAGATCGTGCGGAGCCAGTCGATGACGGCGGCCTGGTAGTCCTTCGTGTTCAGGGCGAGGTTGAGCGAGTGGCCGCTGCCGGGGAGGACGTAGGTGCGCAGGCGGGCTGCCGGGGCGAAGTAGGGGGCCTCGGCGGCCTGCAATGCGACGGTGTCGGTGCAGATGGAAAAGGCTGGGCCGCAGGACAGTCGGTCCTGGCCGCCATTGACGATCATGACCGGGGCGGTGATGGATTCGGACATGCCGGGCAGGGTGGAGGTGAGGCCGTCGGGATATTCGGTGAGGGAGAAGGTTTCCTTGGTGGCCTCGTCCACGGCGAGCACCTGCGGATCGACATTGCCCGGCCCGTGGAAGTCGGATTCGCGGGCGCCGGGGCGGGTGACGAGGTAGCCGGAGTCGTAGCCGCGGTCGCGGAAGAGCGGGTCCTCGACGGCGGGGTGGTAGGTGCTGATCACGCCGAGCACGTCGGGGATGGACAGGGTGTGCGAGTAGCCGGTGAGGAGGACGCCGTCCACATCGTGGTGGGTGGTGGCCTCGATCACCGAGGTGCCGGAGGTGAGTGAGTGCCCGGCGGTGACGACCTTCGAGAACGGTTGCGCACCACCGAATCCGGCGCGCAGCGCCTGCACCAGGCCGTGCAGGGCGTCGGCGGTGGCCGTGGCGGTGAGGCTCAGGCTCGGCGGCCGGGTGCTCGCGCCATTGCCGAGCCGGTCGGCCACCAGGGTCGCGAAGCCGGCGGCGTTCATGGCGCGCCGGAAGTTGTAGGTCTCCGGGGCGTAGGGGAAATCCCAGTAGGTGTGGTTGTAGTTGGAGCCCGCCATCATCACCAGCACCGTGCCGGTGGGCCGGTCGGGCAGGCAGAGGGTGGTGGCGAGGCTGCCCTGCGCCACCGGGAATTCGATATCGCGGCAGCCGCCCGCGACACTCGGATCGGCCTGGGCCATACCGGGGACGAAGCTCAGCAGCAGGACCGCGGCCGACACCGCGGCGGCGCGGAAAGAGGTTCGCACGCTTTGCCCTCCCTTGGGCCGGAGCGAATGAATCGATGGGTGAATTCGGCAGGCCATCCGGCCTGATGGCGAGACACGATACCGCACAATCAAATTCGTATGAGCGAATCTTCCGGATGGGTAATCCGGGAAATTGATCTACGATGCACCGCATGAGCACACGTGTTGTGCATTTTGTCGGTAGCTTTCCGGCCGACGGCACAGACGACGCCATGCGCGCCATGCTCGACGGCGCGGGCCGCCGCATGCTGACCCTCCCGACGGGCGAGACCTGGCGCTACGAGTTCTACATCCAGCCGATCATCGCGGAACTGGTGGCGCAGGGCGCCCTGGAGGTCAAGAAGCCGGGGACCTTGCGCTCCAGCAGAGAACGGTCCATTCACCGTGCGCCCCGGGGCATTCGGCTGACCGGCGACCTGTTGAATCTCGGCTATCTGCGCGAAGCCGACGAAGCGCTGCCCGTCTTCCGGCGGCTGCGGGCGGAGTACGAACTGCCCGAGGTGTCGTTGCAGATCGGCATGCCGACCGATTTCACCCTGGCCTTCATCGCCATGGGCGCGACCGGTCTCCGGCGACACCGAAAAGCCTTTCGCGACGCCACTGTTCGTGAAATGGCAGCGGTGCGAGCTCGCGTCGGCGCGGAAGTGGTGCTCCAATTGGAGGCCACCGCCGAATTGGTGCTCATGGCGAAAACGCAACCGCTGCACCGGAAAACGGATGCCGCCCTGCAGCTGTCCCGGGGCATCGCCGACCTGGCCGCGGCCGCGCCGGAGGGCGCCCGGATCGGTGTGCACCTGTGCCTCGGCAGCATGCACAATCGGGCCCGCGCCACCCTGCGCGATCTGCGCCCCTTCGTGGATCTCGCCAATTCGATCGCCCGGCAATGGCCTTCGGGCCGGACTCTGGAGTACGTCCACGGTCCCCTCGCGGCCGGGGAGCGCCCGCCGCCCACGCGATTCGAGTTCTACGCCCCGCTCGCCGAGCTGGATCCCGGCATCAGGTTCTACGCGGGTCTGGTGCACGAGGAGCCGAGCGAGCCGGAGCAGATACGGACCGTGCGTATGGTGGAGCGAGCGCTGGGCCGTCCGGTCGACGGCCTCGCCAGCGCCTGCGGTCTGGGCCGGCGTCCCCGCCCGATCGCGGACGCCATGGTGCGCCGCGCCGAAAGGCTGTGCGCCGCAGTGTGATCAGCCCTTGCGCCCGATGCCGCCGAACAGCACCAGCTGAGTGTCGGGCAGATCGTCGCCCAGCCATTGCTGCACCGGCACCAGGCCCGGTTCGACGATCTCGAACCCGTCGAGGAATCGCAGCGTCTCCTCGTGGGTGCGGTAGGCGGGCTGGGCCGAACTCTTGGCGGTGTCCATGCCCGTGCGCTGCTTGAATTCCTCGGTGGTGGTGTCCCCGCCCTGCGTGAAGATCAGGTAGCTCCCGGGCGCCATCGCATCCCGGAGCCGGGCGACGACCTCGTATGGTTTCTCGTCGTCCATGATGAAATGCAATACGCCCACCAGCACAATGGCGACCGGCCGGGTGAAGTCGATGTGCTGTTCGGTCTGCAATCTGTCGAGCAGGTCCGGCGCCCGGACGTCGGCCAGCATGGTGGTGACGCCGGGCGCGCTACCCAGTGCCGCATTGAAGTGCGCGATGACCACCGGGTCGTAGTCGGCGGCCACCACGCGGGCCTCGGGTTCCACGGCGTGCACGATCTCGTGCACATTGGGTGCGATGGGAATGCCCGCACCGATGTCGACGAACTGCCGAATCCCTTGTTCGGCAGCCATTTTCACGCTATTGAGCATGAACTTCCGGCTGAACCAGGCCAGCGCCTTGGTTTCGGGGGCAACCGCGAGCATGCGGTGGGCGACCATCTGGTCGACCTCGTAGTTGTCCTTGCCGCCCAGCAGGTAGTTGTAAACCCGTGCCGCGTTCGGCATGGACGGGTCCACCCCCACCGGGACGCGACCGGTCTCCGACACCGCACCTCCCTCGTATCCCGTCGATCGTATCCAAGCCCTGACTGTTGTCAGGCGAAAACACTCCCGGCGGGACGCGGGTCTCAACCGACGGTGATGGGCAGGGTCGGCGCCGCGCCTTCTCCCTTCTTCGCGTCATAGGTCAGCGTGTAGGCGCCGCGTACCGGGTCGGGGACCACGAACACGACGTAATTCTTGGCGCTGTCGATGGTTTCGTTGCGGTTGAGCAGTTCGTTGATCGGCCCGCGCATATCGGCGGTGACCAGCTGCCCGTCCGGGGTCTTCAGGGTGAAGTAGTCATAGAAGACATTCAGCCCGCCATCGGCGATGCCTGATCCTCCAATGATCTTGATGTGCAGGGCGAGCTCCATCTTGCCGCGCTCGTCCTCGGTGTAGCTGGGCGTGAGCGTGCCCCCGGTGACCTCGATGGTGGTCTGATCCTGCACCAGTTTTCCGCTGACCGTCAGCGCACGCGGCTGCACGGTGTCGACCTTCGCGTCGGCTTTCAACGGAATCTTGGTCTGATTGTCGGAGGGCTGTCCGTACACCACCGTCATGGTGTCGAGCAGGTGTTCCGCATCCGACAGTCTCTGCACCGACGTGGTGACACTCCCTGCGGCAGAACCCTTTCCGGGCACACTCGGATTGTCGAAACTGGCCCCGCCGTCGATCTCGCCGCCCACCTGCAAATAGCTGCTGCTGTACAGCGTCGCATTATCGGTGGAGGTGTTCTTGTACGTGATATCGATCCGCACCTTCCCCCCGCCGTATTCGTCCGGCACCACGGTCGCCTTGTCCACCGTGATCTCGAACCCGCTGTAATACCCCGTCTTCCCCACGGTCCGCACCGTGGACTGCCCGTTCTTCCCACCCGGCTGCTGTCCATCGACCGACGTCCCCGCCACCACCGTAGTGGTCCCGTCCCCGCTGGTCTTGCCAGTGCACGCCGTCGTCAGCAACGGTGTCACCCCAATGAGCGCCACCGCCCCCACCGCGGTCACAATCCGCCGTTTCCGCCCAACGGAATTCCTATTCGATCGCACGCTGCCTCCCAACAGATTCGCAATCCCAGTGCGCGCACGCCCGGACCCCCGAGCGCATGTTTCGCACTGAAATCTTGCACGCGCGCCGACACGTTAACCAGATGATCGTGCACGCGCGATTGGCTATATTCGCAATGCGGCAGTGACGAGCGTGACGAACTCCGAGCCGCTCGGCCGGTCACCGAATGCGACGACCGTCAGAGGCAGCCGATTCGGCTGTGAAGGTGTGGTGGCACCGCGACTTCCCGATCGCCCACACCTCCCGGGGCAACTACTCAGGAGGTGGATTCGATGACACGTACTCTCTGCGCGGAATTGGCCGCCGCACATGCAGCGCGACCGGACGGGTCGGTGACGGTCGAGGGGTGGGTACACCGGCGGCGACAGTTGTCCGGATCGACGTTCGTGGTGGTGCGGGACAGGTCCGGCACGGCGCAGGTGGTGGCCACGGAAGACGCTGTCCGGCAGCGGATTTCGGAGCTCCCGGAGGAGACGGTGGTACGGGTTTCCGGCCGGTTGACCGCCAACGTCCAAGCACCCGGCGGCATCGAGATCGTCGACCCGGAGATTCGGCCGTTGAGTGCGCCATCGCTCCCGACACCCGTCGAATTATGGCGGCCCGCACTGAAAACCGGCCTGCCGACGCTGCTCGACCACGCCGCGCTCACCTGGCGACACCCTCGCCGCCATGCTCGACCGGGTGCGGGCCGTGGCGGGCGCGGCGGTGAAGCTCGCCGGAGCGGAGCTTCCGGTAGTGC contains:
- the hutH gene encoding histidine ammonia-lyase; the protein is MTSGNQRVVVGGRALTRAEVVAVARGGAGVELDGVDLARLGKVRGYIDELAQGERAVYGVSTGFGALALRHIPAERRTDLQRSLIRSHAAGAGAAVEAEVVRAMMVLRLRTLMSGFTGVRPETAVALAGLIDSGLIPVVPEYGSLGCSGDLAPLAAVALALMGEGSVLAGDGVRPMGEAMAEAGLTPLTLAEKEGLALTNGTDGMLGMLVLAIEDLRGLLAVADLTAAMSVEALLGTDRVFAADLQGLRPHPGQGVSAARMRAALAGSEIVASHRGDDCPRVQDAYSLRCAPQVHGAARDTLDYAETVAERELGSAIDNPVVLADGRVESNGNFHGAPVGYVLDFLAIAVADVASIAERRTDRMLDVHRSHGLPAFLADDPGVDSGYMIAQYTQAGVVSELKRCAVPASVDSIPSSAMQEDHVSMGWAAARKLRRAVDGLTTVLAIELLTAARALDFRAPLLPAPVTGAVRNLVRETVPGPGPDRHLAPDIAAAVELVRSGAVRTVLDLG
- a CDS encoding SGNH/GDSL hydrolase family protein produces the protein MVESSQIGHALAVTEETDPFVIGALDAAALVHDAPWRRFGVLGDSLALGTGDPSPGYLPEGWPERVAGVLRRVRPDLAYLNVAKYGATTTETLAEQTAPMRAFAPDLLHVNAGANDIMRRTPDFEQIEAKLRGLYEFAAGTGAQLTTIQLGRAFVVPVFPDFTERVRRVNQINAGLAAEFGALVADTWDHPFNDRPNLLSADRIHFSTSGQAVIATELIKQLAHRLAQVRR
- a CDS encoding DoxX family protein — translated: MIRLVRRIARPLLATAFIVDGIDTLTHPEPRVKAADALMQRGRRVLPAQTADKLPADPGQVVRANAAVQVFGGVLLASGRTPRLATFLLTATVLPATVTEQDFWAEADPDRRAAKRTAFVKDVSLLGGLLIATTDSADPPPLTKRARRAMKQTAAALPSAAAVSEAMAPLRDQLAHAATRTRDLADEAITAAPDLADAARTRGAHLAEVVKDRGGELAEVVKDRGGDLAEVVKDRGSDFAAVAREKGEHLAELAQDRGAELAAAARDRGEHLADTAQDRRTGFAAIARRNRNRWAEKAQDRGIELAAAARQRREYLAETAQDRRAELAAAAREKSERLAEAAQDRGNGLAAAARERGEHLAEAAQDRVGRAAERAGRATTRAGRRMQSH
- a CDS encoding alpha/beta hydrolase, with the translated sequence MRTSFRAAAVSAAVLLLSFVPGMAQADPSVAGGCRDIEFPVAQGSLATTLCLPDRPTGTVLVMMAGSNYNHTYWDFPYAPETYNFRRAMNAAGFATLVADRLGNGASTRPPSLSLTATATADALHGLVQALRAGFGGAQPFSKVVTAGHSLTSGTSVIEATTHHDVDGVLLTGYSHTLSIPDVLGVISTYHPAVEDPLFRDRGYDSGYLVTRPGARESDFHGPGNVDPQVLAVDEATKETFSLTEYPDGLTSTLPGMSESITAPVMIVNGGQDRLSCGPAFSICTDTVALQAAEAPYFAPAARLRTYVLPGSGHSLNLALNTKDYQAAVIDWLRTI
- a CDS encoding SAM-dependent methyltransferase, which encodes MSETGRVPVGVDPSMPNAARVYNYLLGGKDNYEVDQMVAHRMLAVAPETKALAWFSRKFMLNSVKMAAEQGIRQFVDIGAGIPIAPNVHEIVHAVEPEARVVAADYDPVVIAHFNAALGSAPGVTTMLADVRAPDLLDRLQTEQHIDFTRPVAIVLVGVLHFIMDDEKPYEVVARLRDAMAPGSYLIFTQGGDTTTEEFKQRTGMDTAKSSAQPAYRTHEETLRFLDGFEIVEPGLVPVQQWLGDDLPDTQLVLFGGIGRKG
- a CDS encoding OB-fold nucleic acid binding domain-containing protein — translated: MTRTLCAELAAAHAARPDGSVTVEGWVHRRRQLSGSTFVVVRDRSGTAQVVATEDAVRQRISELPEETVVRVSGRLTANVQAPGGIEIVDPEIRPLSAPSLPTPVELWRPALKTGLPTLLDHAALTWRHPRRHARPGAGRGGRGGEARRSGASGSA